A window from Nitrospirota bacterium encodes these proteins:
- a CDS encoding MTH1187 family thiamine-binding protein, with protein sequence MVLLEFSMSPLGKGESVGKYVSRSLDIIDKSGVEYRLNPMGTVLEGEWDEVFGVVKKCYERMKKDCNRISCTIKVDYRKGHKGRLTSKVASVEKHLKRKLKV encoded by the coding sequence ATGGTCTTGCTCGAATTCAGCATGTCGCCGCTCGGCAAAGGCGAGAGTGTCGGCAAGTACGTGTCGCGCTCGCTGGACATCATCGACAAGAGCGGCGTGGAGTATCGTCTCAACCCCATGGGCACGGTCCTGGAAGGGGAGTGGGACGAAGTGTTCGGCGTCGTCAAGAAATGTTATGAGCGGATGAAGAAAGACTGTAACCGCATTTCCTGCACGATCAAAGTCGACTACCGCAAGGGCCACAAGGGCCGTCTCACCAGCAAAGTCGCCAGCGTCGAAAAGCATCTCAAACGGAAACTGAAAGTCTAG
- a CDS encoding bifunctional precorrin-2 dehydrogenase/sirohydrochlorin ferrochelatase, with protein MTANPGFPISLDVKGWPCLVLGGDEEAAEKTLRLLDAGAKVTVVNPTLNDTLRKLTASAKVIHRVRTFRTTDVESVILVLNVLRGDRDFARSLLDLARERRFLVWSIDEPTLSNVMMPAVVSRGHLRVAISTSGASPALASRLRQDLEQIFGEEFSAFLDWLADLRDETKATEADAERRRMLLREAVNGFKFTGSIEYPKAWLEQRQKA; from the coding sequence ATGACGGCAAATCCTGGTTTCCCGATTTCATTGGATGTCAAAGGCTGGCCGTGCCTTGTGCTGGGCGGTGACGAGGAAGCGGCGGAAAAAACCCTGCGGTTGTTGGACGCCGGAGCCAAGGTCACGGTGGTGAATCCGACGCTCAACGACACGTTGCGCAAATTGACGGCCTCGGCCAAGGTGATTCACCGGGTCCGCACGTTCAGGACGACCGACGTGGAAAGCGTCATCCTCGTGTTGAACGTCCTTCGCGGCGACCGTGACTTCGCGCGGTCGTTGCTGGACCTGGCCCGCGAGCGGCGGTTTCTCGTGTGGTCGATCGATGAGCCGACGCTGTCGAACGTGATGATGCCGGCGGTGGTGAGCCGCGGCCATCTGCGCGTGGCGATCAGCACCAGCGGCGCCTCGCCGGCCCTTGCGAGCCGGTTGCGGCAGGATCTGGAGCAAATCTTCGGAGAGGAGTTCTCCGCTTTCCTGGACTGGCTGGCCGATCTGCGTGACGAGACCAAAGCCACCGAGGCCGATGCGGAGAGACGGCGCATGTTGCTGAGAGAAGCCGTCAACGGCTTCAAGTTCACCGGCAGCATCGAATATCCCAAGGCCTGGCTGGAACAGCGGCAGAAGGCATGA